The following proteins are encoded in a genomic region of Streptomyces sp. NBC_01723:
- the gdhA gene encoding NADP-specific glutamate dehydrogenase has protein sequence MTTTRPDTKTTLARLLTEIEHRNPAQPEFHQAAREVLETLAPVLEARPEYAEPGLVERLVEPERQIVFRVPWQDDRGRVHVNRGFRVEFNSALGPYKGGLRFHPSVNLGVIKFLGFEQIFKNALTGLGIGGGKGGSDFDPRGRSDAEVMRFCQSFMTELYRHIGEHTDVPAGDIGVGGREIGYLFGQYRRITNRWEAGVLTGKGAGWGGSLIRPEATGYGNVLFAAAMLRERGEDLEGQTTVVSGSGNVAIYTIEKLTALGANPVTCSDSSGYVVDEKGIDVDLLKQVKEVERGRVDTYAERRGASARFVPGGSVWEVPADVALPSATQNELGAEGATALIRNGVKAVSEGANMPTTPDAVHLLQSAGVAFGPGKAANAGGVAVSALEMAQNHARTSWPAARVEDELADIMTNIHTTCHETATRYGAPGDYVTGANIAGFERVADAMLAQGVV, from the coding sequence GTGACGACGACGCGACCCGACACGAAGACCACGCTTGCCCGCCTCCTCACGGAGATCGAGCACCGCAACCCGGCCCAGCCCGAGTTCCACCAGGCGGCCCGCGAGGTCCTGGAGACGCTCGCGCCGGTACTCGAGGCACGCCCCGAGTACGCCGAGCCGGGGCTGGTGGAGCGGCTGGTGGAGCCGGAGCGCCAGATCGTCTTCCGGGTCCCGTGGCAGGACGACAGGGGCCGGGTGCACGTGAACCGGGGCTTCCGCGTCGAGTTCAACAGCGCGCTGGGCCCGTACAAGGGCGGCCTGCGCTTCCACCCCTCGGTGAACCTGGGCGTCATCAAGTTCCTGGGCTTCGAGCAGATCTTCAAGAACGCCCTGACCGGCCTGGGCATCGGCGGTGGCAAGGGCGGCAGCGACTTCGACCCGCGCGGGCGCAGTGACGCTGAGGTCATGCGCTTCTGCCAGTCGTTCATGACCGAGCTGTACCGGCACATCGGCGAGCACACCGACGTGCCGGCCGGCGACATCGGCGTGGGCGGCCGCGAGATCGGCTACCTCTTCGGCCAGTACCGCCGCATCACCAACCGCTGGGAGGCCGGCGTCCTCACCGGCAAGGGCGCGGGCTGGGGCGGCTCCCTGATCCGTCCGGAGGCGACCGGCTACGGCAACGTCCTCTTCGCGGCGGCGATGCTGCGCGAGCGCGGCGAGGACCTGGAGGGCCAGACGACCGTGGTGTCCGGCTCGGGCAACGTCGCGATCTACACCATCGAGAAGCTGACCGCCCTGGGCGCGAACCCGGTCACCTGCTCGGACTCGTCCGGCTACGTGGTCGACGAGAAGGGCATCGACGTGGACCTGCTCAAGCAGGTCAAGGAGGTCGAACGCGGCCGCGTCGACACGTACGCCGAACGCCGCGGCGCCTCCGCCCGCTTCGTCCCCGGCGGCAGCGTCTGGGAGGTCCCGGCGGACGTCGCCCTCCCGTCGGCCACGCAGAACGAACTCGGCGCCGAGGGCGCGACGGCTCTGATCCGCAACGGCGTGAAGGCGGTCTCCGAGGGCGCCAACATGCCGACCACCCCGGACGCCGTCCACCTCCTCCAGTCCGCCGGCGTCGCCTTCGGCCCCGGCAAGGCGGCCAACGCCGGCGGTGTCGCGGTCAGCGCCCTGGAGATGGCCCAGAACCACGCCCGCACGTCCTGGCCGGCGGCCCGCGTCGAGGACGAACTCGCGGACATCATGACCAACATCCACACCACCTGCCACGAGACCGCCACCCGCTACGGAGCCCCGGGCGACTACGTCACCGGCGCCAACATCGCGGGCTTCGAGAGGGTGGCGGACGCGATGCTGGCGCAGGGCGTGGTCTGA
- a CDS encoding MerR family transcriptional regulator: MTADTPLDRLDDDDYPAYTMGRAAEMLGTTPAFLRALGEARLITPLRSEGGHRRYSRYQLRIAARAREMVDQGTPIEAACRIIILEDQLEEAQRINDELRRRDAGTAADTAGSARPAR, from the coding sequence ATGACCGCAGACACACCGCTCGACCGACTCGACGACGACGACTACCCCGCGTACACCATGGGACGGGCGGCCGAGATGCTCGGCACCACGCCCGCCTTCCTGCGGGCCCTCGGCGAAGCCCGGCTGATCACGCCCCTGCGCTCCGAGGGCGGCCACCGTCGCTACTCCCGCTACCAGCTGCGTATCGCCGCTCGCGCCCGCGAGATGGTTGACCAGGGAACTCCCATCGAGGCGGCTTGCCGCATCATCATCCTGGAAGACCAGCTCGAAGAGGCCCAGCGCATCAACGACGAGCTGCGGCGCCGCGATGCCGGGACCGCCGCGGACACGGCCGGGAGTGCTCGTCCTGCCCGCTGA
- a CDS encoding SUKH-3 domain-containing protein → MSQRWSTRTETVLRRAGWRPGRAVPTVTWESVLRERGGFAPHEAARRFLAEFGGLVTYGWPADTIATSSAISFDPLTAEWQDERFARASREAGAPLYPVGTADEGATLLGLGEDGSLHLLRDRAEFLSTTTDQALDRLVDMQATASALWKPSGGAADDHAFWRRVDTVDPAPDTTSPRWPAETDRVLRAAGWSPGRAVPTDTWESLLLETGGFELHDAARRFLAEFGALRVPHREPWDEMPWREFSLDPLLAFWDTEIIEDLSDRAGAALYPIGMHGRRNSHLTMAEDGAVYEGMDDVWLLAASPDQAMERITRRNRPTTVRKGPSAP, encoded by the coding sequence ATGAGTCAGCGATGGTCGACGCGCACGGAGACCGTGCTGCGCAGAGCGGGCTGGCGCCCGGGCCGCGCGGTGCCGACGGTCACCTGGGAGTCGGTCCTGCGCGAGCGCGGCGGCTTCGCACCTCACGAGGCCGCGCGCCGGTTCCTCGCCGAGTTCGGCGGCCTGGTGACGTACGGCTGGCCGGCCGACACGATCGCCACCTCGTCGGCCATCAGCTTCGACCCTCTGACGGCCGAGTGGCAGGACGAACGCTTCGCGAGGGCGAGCCGCGAAGCGGGCGCGCCCCTCTACCCCGTGGGCACGGCGGACGAAGGCGCCACACTCCTGGGCCTCGGCGAGGACGGGTCACTCCACCTGCTGCGCGACCGGGCGGAGTTCCTTTCCACGACCACGGACCAGGCTTTGGACCGCCTGGTGGACATGCAGGCCACCGCGTCCGCGCTCTGGAAGCCGAGCGGAGGCGCAGCGGACGACCACGCCTTCTGGCGGCGCGTGGACACGGTGGACCCCGCCCCGGACACCACGTCGCCCCGCTGGCCGGCGGAGACGGACCGGGTGCTGCGGGCGGCCGGCTGGTCTCCCGGCAGAGCCGTCCCCACGGACACCTGGGAGAGCCTCCTGCTGGAGACCGGCGGTTTCGAACTCCACGACGCCGCTCGCCGCTTCCTGGCGGAATTCGGCGCACTGCGAGTCCCGCACCGCGAGCCATGGGACGAGATGCCGTGGAGGGAGTTCTCCCTGGACCCCTTGCTGGCCTTCTGGGACACGGAGATCATCGAAGACCTGTCCGACCGGGCGGGTGCGGCCCTCTACCCCATCGGCATGCACGGCCGCCGCAACTCGCACCTGACCATGGCCGAGGACGGTGCGGTGTACGAGGGCATGGACGACGTCTGGCTGCTGGCCGCCTCCCCGGACCAGGCGATGGAGCGCATCACCAGGAGGAACCGGCCGACGACCGTGCGAAAGGGCCCGAGCGCACCGTGA
- the rpsJ gene encoding 30S ribosomal protein S10 has protein sequence MAGQKIRIRLKAYDHEVIDSSAKKIVETVTRTGASVAGPVPLPTEKNVYCVIKSPHKYKDSREHFEMRTHKRLIDILDPTPKTVDSLMRLDLPAGVDIEIKL, from the coding sequence ATGGCGGGACAGAAGATCCGCATCCGGCTCAAGGCCTACGACCACGAGGTCATCGACTCCTCGGCGAAGAAGATCGTCGAGACGGTGACGCGTACTGGTGCGTCGGTCGCGGGCCCGGTGCCGCTGCCCACTGAGAAGAACGTGTACTGCGTCATCAAGTCGCCGCACAAGTACAAGGACTCGCGCGAGCACTTCGAGATGCGCACGCACAAGCGCCTCATCGACATCCTCGACCCGACCCCCAAGACCGTTGACTCTCTGATGCGACTCGACCTCCCGGCCGGTGTCGACATCGAGATCAAGCTCTGA
- the rplC gene encoding 50S ribosomal protein L3 yields MTKQIKGILGEKLGMTQVWDENNRVVPVTVVKAGPNVVTQVRTNDVDGYESVQIAFGEIDPRKVNKPLKGHFAKADVTPRRHLVEIRTAGASDYTLGQEITAEAFESGVKVDVTAKSKGKGFAGVMKRHNFKGGKASHGAHRVHRMPGSIGGCATPGRVFKGMRMAGRMGNERVTTQNLTVHAVDAEKGLLLIKGAIPGPNGGLVLVRTAAKGA; encoded by the coding sequence ATGACCAAGCAGATCAAGGGCATCCTGGGCGAGAAGCTCGGCATGACGCAGGTGTGGGACGAGAACAACCGTGTTGTTCCGGTCACCGTCGTCAAGGCCGGCCCCAACGTCGTCACCCAGGTCCGCACGAACGACGTCGACGGCTACGAGTCGGTCCAGATCGCCTTCGGCGAGATCGACCCGCGCAAGGTGAACAAGCCCCTCAAGGGCCACTTCGCCAAGGCCGACGTCACCCCCCGTCGCCACCTCGTCGAGATCCGTACCGCTGGTGCCAGCGACTACACCCTCGGCCAGGAGATCACCGCTGAGGCCTTCGAGTCCGGCGTGAAGGTCGACGTCACCGCGAAGAGCAAGGGCAAGGGCTTCGCCGGCGTCATGAAGCGCCACAACTTCAAGGGTGGCAAGGCGTCGCACGGTGCCCACCGTGTGCACCGCATGCCCGGATCCATCGGTGGCTGTGCCACCCCCGGCCGTGTCTTCAAGGGCATGCGCATGGCGGGCCGCATGGGCAACGAGCGGGTCACCACCCAGAACCTGACCGTCCACGCCGTTGACGCGGAGAAGGGTCTGCTGCTCATCAAGGGCGCCATTCCCGGTCCGAACGGCGGCCTCGTCCTGGTCCGCACCGCGGCCAAGGGGGCCTGA
- the rplD gene encoding 50S ribosomal protein L4, with translation MSTVDILSPAGEKTGSVELPAEIFGVEKISIPLIHQVVVAQNAAARQGTHKTKRRGEVRGGGKKPYRQKGTGRARQGSTRAPQFAGGGVVHGPQPRDYSQRTPKKMKAAALRHALTDRARHNRIHVVTGVIEGDNPSTKAARTLFGKISERKNLLLVVDRADEAAWLSARNLPQIHILEPGQLNTYDVLVSDDVVFTQAAFESFVSGAPAGQATATEGSEA, from the coding sequence ATGAGCACTGTTGACATCCTTTCGCCTGCAGGCGAGAAGACCGGAAGCGTCGAGCTCCCCGCGGAGATCTTCGGCGTGGAGAAGATCAGCATCCCGCTGATCCACCAGGTCGTCGTCGCGCAGAACGCCGCTGCCCGCCAGGGCACGCACAAGACCAAGCGTCGCGGCGAGGTCCGTGGTGGCGGCAAGAAGCCGTACCGCCAGAAGGGCACCGGCCGCGCCCGCCAGGGTTCGACCCGTGCGCCGCAGTTCGCCGGCGGTGGCGTCGTCCACGGCCCGCAGCCGCGTGACTACTCGCAGCGGACCCCGAAGAAGATGAAGGCCGCGGCCCTGCGCCACGCCCTCACCGACCGGGCCCGCCACAACCGCATCCACGTCGTCACCGGCGTCATCGAGGGCGACAACCCGTCCACGAAGGCCGCCCGGACGCTGTTCGGCAAGATCTCGGAGCGCAAGAACCTGCTCCTGGTCGTCGACCGCGCCGACGAGGCCGCGTGGCTGTCCGCCCGCAACCTGCCCCAGATCCACATCCTGGAGCCGGGCCAGCTGAACACGTACGACGTTCTCGTCTCGGACGACGTGGTCTTCACCCAGGCCGCCTTCGAGTCCTTCGTGTCCGGCGCGCCTGCCGGTCAGGCCACTGCCACCGAAGGGAGCGAAGCCTGA
- the rplW gene encoding 50S ribosomal protein L23: MATRHPSIAPKAAKAAKAARVAKARRHEAEGKNTVVTPASKAFTDPRDVLLKPVVSEKSYALLDENKYTFIVAPGSNKTQIKEAVQAVFSVKVTGVNTINRQGKRKRTRTGFGKRADSKRAIVTLAEGDRIDIFGGPTA, from the coding sequence ATGGCTACGCGTCACCCGAGCATCGCCCCCAAGGCGGCCAAGGCCGCCAAGGCCGCGCGCGTCGCCAAGGCGCGTCGCCACGAGGCCGAGGGCAAGAACACCGTCGTGACCCCCGCCAGCAAGGCGTTCACGGACCCCCGTGACGTGCTGCTGAAGCCGGTCGTGTCGGAGAAGAGCTACGCGCTCCTCGACGAGAACAAGTACACGTTCATCGTCGCGCCGGGCTCCAACAAGACCCAGATCAAGGAAGCCGTCCAGGCGGTCTTCTCGGTCAAGGTCACCGGGGTCAACACGATCAACCGCCAGGGCAAGCGCAAGCGCACCCGCACGGGCTTCGGCAAGCGTGCCGACAGCAAGCGCGCGATCGTGACCCTTGCCGAGGGCGACCGTATCGACATCTTCGGCGGTCCGACCGCGTAA
- the rplB gene encoding 50S ribosomal protein L2, with translation MGIRKYKPTTPGRRGSSVADFVEVTRSTPEKSLVRPLHSKGGRNNAGRVTVRHQGGGHKRAYRVIDFRRHDKDGVPAKVAHIEYDPNRTARIALLHYADGEKRYILAPRNLQQGDRVENGPGADIKPGNNLALRNIPVGTTIHAIELRPGGGAKFARSAGASVQLLAKEGQMAHLRMPSGEIRLVDVRCRATVGEVGNAEQSNINWGKAGRKRWLGVRPTVRGVVMNPVDHPHGGGEGRTSGGRHPVSPWGKKEGRTRSPKKASNKYIVRRRKTNKKR, from the coding sequence ATGGGAATCCGCAAGTACAAGCCGACTACGCCGGGCCGTCGTGGCTCCAGCGTCGCCGACTTCGTCGAGGTCACGCGGTCCACGCCGGAGAAGTCGCTGGTCCGCCCGCTGCACAGCAAGGGCGGCCGTAACAACGCCGGTCGTGTGACCGTTCGCCACCAGGGTGGCGGACACAAGCGCGCCTACCGTGTGATCGACTTCCGTCGGCACGACAAGGACGGCGTGCCGGCGAAGGTCGCGCACATCGAGTACGACCCCAACCGCACCGCGCGCATCGCGCTGCTGCACTACGCCGACGGCGAGAAGCGCTACATCCTCGCCCCGCGCAACCTGCAGCAGGGTGACCGCGTCGAGAACGGTCCCGGGGCCGACATCAAGCCGGGCAACAACCTGGCGCTCCGCAACATCCCGGTCGGTACCACGATCCACGCGATCGAGCTCCGTCCCGGTGGCGGTGCCAAGTTCGCCCGTTCCGCCGGTGCCTCCGTGCAGCTGCTCGCGAAGGAGGGCCAGATGGCCCACCTGCGCATGCCGTCCGGAGAGATCCGCCTGGTCGACGTGCGCTGCCGCGCCACCGTCGGCGAGGTCGGCAACGCCGAGCAGTCGAACATCAACTGGGGCAAGGCGGGCCGTAAGCGGTGGCTGGGCGTTCGCCCGACCGTCCGTGGTGTGGTCATGAACCCGGTGGACCACCCGCACGGTGGTGGTGAGGGCCGGACCTCCGGTGGTCGTCACCCCGTGTCCCCGTGGGGCAAGAAGGAAGGCCGTACTCGTTCGCCCAAGAAGGCGTCGAACAAGTACATCGTCCGCCGCCGCAAGACGAACAAGAAGCGCTAA
- the rpsS gene encoding 30S ribosomal protein S19 yields the protein MPRSLKKGPFVDDHLIKKVDTQNEAGSKNVIKTWSRRSMIVPAMLGHTIAVHNGKTHIPVFVTESMVGHKLGEFSPTRTFRGHVKDDRKSKRR from the coding sequence ATGCCTCGTAGCTTGAAGAAGGGACCCTTCGTCGACGACCACCTGATCAAGAAGGTGGACACGCAGAACGAAGCCGGTTCCAAGAACGTCATCAAGACCTGGTCCCGTCGCTCGATGATCGTCCCGGCGATGCTCGGCCACACGATCGCGGTGCACAACGGCAAGACCCACATCCCGGTGTTTGTCACCGAGTCCATGGTCGGCCACAAGCTCGGCGAGTTCTCGCCGACGCGCACCTTCCGGGGTCACGTCAAGGACGACCGGAAGTCGAAGCGCCGCTAG
- the rplV gene encoding 50S ribosomal protein L22 encodes MEARAQARYIRVTPMKARRVVDLIRGMDATEAQAVLRFAPQAASVPVGKVLDSAIANAAHNYDHTDADSLFISEAYVDEGPTLKRFRPRAQGRAYRIRKRTSHITVVVSSKEGTR; translated from the coding sequence ATGGAAGCCAGGGCCCAGGCGCGGTACATCCGCGTCACGCCCATGAAGGCCCGCCGCGTGGTGGACCTCATCCGTGGCATGGATGCCACGGAGGCTCAGGCGGTCCTGCGTTTCGCCCCGCAGGCCGCGAGCGTGCCGGTCGGCAAGGTGCTGGACAGCGCCATCGCCAACGCCGCGCACAACTACGACCACACCGACGCCGACAGCCTCTTCATCTCCGAGGCCTACGTCGACGAGGGCCCGACCCTGAAGCGGTTCCGGCCGCGCGCCCAGGGCCGTGCCTACCGGATCCGCAAGCGGACCAGCCACATCACCGTGGTCGTCAGCAGCAAGGAAGGAACCCGGTAA
- the rpsC gene encoding 30S ribosomal protein S3, protein MGQKVNPHGFRLGVTTDFKSRWYADKLYKDYVKEDVAIRRMMTSGMERAGISKVEIERTRDRVRVDIHTARPGIVIGRRGAEADRIRGDLEKLTGKQVQLNILEVKSPETDAQLVAQAVAEQLSSRVSFRRAMRKSMQGTMKAGAKGIKIQCGGRLGGAEMSRSEFYREGRVPLHTLRANVDYGFFEAKTTFGRIGVKVWIYKGDVKNIAEVRAENAAARAGNRPARGGSDRPARGGRGGERRGRKPQQQSAPAAEAPKADAPAAAAPAESTGTEA, encoded by the coding sequence ATGGGCCAGAAGGTAAACCCGCACGGGTTCCGGCTCGGTGTCACGACCGACTTCAAGTCGCGTTGGTACGCCGACAAGCTGTACAAGGACTACGTCAAGGAAGACGTCGCCATCCGTCGGATGATGACGTCCGGCATGGAGCGCGCCGGCATCTCGAAGGTGGAGATCGAGCGCACCCGTGACCGCGTGCGTGTGGACATCCACACCGCTCGTCCCGGCATCGTCATCGGCCGCCGTGGCGCCGAGGCCGACCGCATCCGCGGTGACCTGGAGAAGCTGACCGGCAAGCAGGTCCAGCTGAACATCCTCGAGGTCAAGAGCCCCGAGACGGACGCTCAGCTGGTGGCCCAGGCCGTCGCCGAGCAGCTGTCCTCCCGCGTCTCCTTCCGTCGCGCCATGCGCAAGAGCATGCAGGGCACGATGAAGGCCGGCGCCAAGGGCATCAAGATCCAGTGCGGTGGCCGCCTCGGTGGCGCCGAGATGTCCCGCTCGGAGTTCTACCGCGAGGGCCGTGTGCCCCTGCACACGCTCCGCGCGAACGTGGACTACGGCTTCTTCGAGGCCAAGACGACCTTCGGCCGCATCGGCGTGAAGGTCTGGATCTACAAGGGCGACGTCAAGAACATCGCCGAGGTCCGCGCCGAGAACGCGGCCGCCCGCGCCGGTAACCGTCCGGCCCGTGGCGGCAGCGACCGCCCGGCCCGCGGTGGCCGCGGTGGCGAGCGTCGTGGGCGCAAGCCGCAGCAGCAGTCGGCTCCGGCCGCCGAGGCTCCCAAGGCCGACGCGCCCGCCGCTGCCGCTCCGGCTGAGAGCACCGGAACGGAGGCCTGA
- the rplP gene encoding 50S ribosomal protein L16, which yields MLIPRRVKHRKQHHPKRRGMAKGGTQVAFGEYGIQALTPAYVTNRQIEAARIAMTRHIKRGGKVWINIYPDRPLTKKPAETRMGSGKGSPEWWIANVHPGRVMFELSYPNEKIAREALTRAAHKLPMKCRIVKREAGEA from the coding sequence ATGCTGATCCCCCGTAGGGTCAAGCACCGCAAGCAGCACCACCCGAAGCGCCGTGGCATGGCCAAGGGCGGTACGCAGGTTGCGTTCGGCGAGTACGGCATCCAGGCCCTCACGCCCGCGTACGTGACCAACCGCCAGATCGAGGCGGCCCGTATCGCGATGACCCGCCACATCAAGCGTGGCGGCAAGGTCTGGATCAACATCTACCCGGACCGCCCGCTCACGAAGAAGCCGGCCGAGACCCGCATGGGTTCCGGTAAGGGTTCCCCGGAGTGGTGGATCGCGAACGTGCACCCGGGCCGGGTCATGTTCGAGCTGTCCTACCCCAACGAGAAGATCGCCCGTGAGGCGCTGACCCGTGCGGCCCACAAGCTGCCGATGAAGTGCCGGATCGTCAAGCGCGAGGCAGGTGAAGCGTGA
- the rpmC gene encoding 50S ribosomal protein L29, translated as MSAGTKASELRELGDEELLAKLREAKEELFNLRFQAATGQLENHGRLKAVRKDIARIYTLMRERELGIETVESA; from the coding sequence ATGTCGGCCGGTACCAAGGCGTCCGAGCTGCGCGAACTGGGTGACGAGGAGCTTCTGGCGAAGCTCCGCGAAGCCAAGGAAGAGCTGTTCAACCTCCGCTTCCAGGCGGCGACGGGCCAGCTCGAGAACCACGGTCGGCTCAAGGCCGTCCGCAAGGACATCGCGCGGATCTACACCCTGATGCGTGAGCGCGAGCTGGGCATCGAGACGGTGGAGAGCGCCTGA
- the rpsQ gene encoding 30S ribosomal protein S17 yields the protein MSESNVTEETKAARGFRKTRQGLVVSDKMDKTVVVAVEDRVTHALYGKVIRRTSKLKAHDEQNAAGVGDRVLLMETRPLSATKRWRVVEVLEKAK from the coding sequence ATGAGCGAGAGCAACGTGACTGAAGAGACGAAGGCCGCCCGCGGCTTCCGCAAGACCCGTCAGGGTCTGGTCGTCAGCGACAAGATGGACAAGACCGTCGTCGTCGCCGTCGAGGACCGCGTGACCCACGCGCTGTACGGCAAGGTCATCCGTCGTACCAGCAAGCTCAAGGCTCACGACGAGCAGAACGCCGCGGGTGTCGGCGACCGCGTCCTCCTCATGGAGACCCGGCCGCTGTCCGCGACGAAGCGCTGGCGCGTCGTCGAGGTCCTCGAGAAGGCCAAGTAA
- the rplN gene encoding 50S ribosomal protein L14, with the protein MIQQESRLRVADNTGAKEILCIRVLGGSGRRYAGIGDVIVATVKDAIPGGNVKKGDVIKAVIVRTVKERRRPDGSYIRFDENAAVILKNDGDPRGTRIFGPVGRELREKKFMKIISLAPEVL; encoded by the coding sequence GTGATCCAGCAGGAGTCGCGACTGCGCGTCGCCGACAACACTGGTGCGAAGGAAATCCTTTGCATCCGTGTACTCGGTGGCTCCGGTCGCCGCTACGCGGGCATCGGTGACGTCATCGTCGCCACCGTCAAGGACGCGATCCCCGGCGGCAACGTGAAGAAGGGTGACGTCATCAAGGCCGTCATCGTTCGCACCGTCAAGGAGCGCCGCCGTCCGGACGGCTCGTACATCCGCTTCGACGAGAACGCCGCCGTCATTCTGAAGAACGACGGCGACCCCCGCGGCACCCGTATCTTCGGCCCGGTGGGCCGTGAGCTGCGCGAGAAGAAGTTCATGAAGATCATCTCCCTCGCGCCGGAGGTGCTGTGA
- the rplX gene encoding 50S ribosomal protein L24 → MKIKKGDLVQVITGKDKGKQGKVIAAFPREDRVLVEGVNRVKKHTKAGPTARGSQAGGIVTTEAPIHISNVQLVVEKDGNKVVTRVGYRFDDEGNKIRVAKRTGEDI, encoded by the coding sequence ATGAAGATCAAGAAGGGCGACCTGGTCCAGGTCATCACCGGTAAGGACAAGGGCAAGCAGGGCAAGGTCATCGCGGCCTTCCCCCGCGAGGACCGCGTCCTGGTCGAGGGTGTCAACCGGGTCAAGAAGCACACCAAGGCCGGGCCGACCGCTCGCGGTTCGCAGGCCGGCGGCATCGTGACCACCGAGGCCCCGATCCACATCTCCAACGTCCAGCTGGTCGTGGAGAAGGACGGCAACAAGGTCGTCACGCGCGTCGGTTACCGCTTCGACGACGAGGGCAACAAGATCCGCGTTGCCAAGCGGACGGGTGAGGACATCTGA
- the rplE gene encoding 50S ribosomal protein L5, producing MATTTTPRLKTKYREEISGKLREEFSYENVMQVPGLVKIVVNMGVGDAARDSKLIEGAIKDLTTITGQKPAVTKARKSIAQFKLREGQPIGAHVTLRGDRMWEFLDRTLSLALPRIRDFRGLSPKQFDGRGNYTFGLTEQVMFHEIDQDKIDRVRGMDITVVTTATNDAEGRALLRHLGFPFKEA from the coding sequence ATGGCTACCACCACCACTCCGCGTCTGAAGACGAAGTACCGCGAGGAGATCTCGGGCAAGCTGCGTGAGGAGTTCTCCTACGAGAACGTCATGCAGGTCCCCGGCCTCGTCAAGATCGTGGTCAACATGGGTGTGGGCGACGCCGCCCGCGACTCCAAGCTGATCGAGGGTGCCATCAAGGACCTCACCACGATCACCGGTCAGAAGCCGGCCGTCACCAAGGCCCGCAAGTCCATCGCGCAGTTCAAGCTGCGTGAGGGCCAGCCGATCGGTGCCCACGTCACGCTCCGTGGCGACCGCATGTGGGAGTTCCTGGACCGCACCCTGTCGCTCGCGCTGCCGCGCATCCGCGACTTCCGTGGTCTGTCCCCCAAGCAGTTCGACGGCCGTGGCAACTACACCTTCGGTCTCACGGAGCAGGTCATGTTCCACGAGATCGACCAGGACAAGATCGACCGCGTCCGGGGTATGGACATCACCGTGGTGACCACGGCGACCAACGACGCTGAGGGCCGCGCGCTCCTTCGTCACCTCGGCTTCCCCTTCAAGGAGGCGTGA
- a CDS encoding type Z 30S ribosomal protein S14 produces MAKKALIAKAARKPKFGVRGYTRCQRCGRPHSVYRKFGLCRVCLREMAHRGELPGVTKSSW; encoded by the coding sequence ATGGCGAAGAAGGCTCTGATCGCTAAGGCTGCTCGCAAGCCCAAGTTCGGTGTGCGTGGCTACACCCGCTGCCAGCGCTGCGGCCGCCCGCACTCCGTGTACCGCAAGTTCGGCCTCTGCCGCGTGTGCCTTCGTGAGATGGCTCACCGTGGCGAGCTGCCGGGCGTGACCAAGAGCTCCTGGTAG
- the rpsH gene encoding 30S ribosomal protein S8, whose protein sequence is MTMTDPIADMLTRLRNANSAYHDSVSMPASKIKSHIAEILQQEGFITGWKTEDAEVGKNLVLELKFGPNRERSIAGIKRISKPGLRVYAKSTNLPKVLGGLGVAIISTSHGLLTDKQAGKKGVGGEVLAYVW, encoded by the coding sequence ATGACCATGACTGATCCGATCGCAGACATGCTTACGCGTCTGCGGAACGCGAACTCGGCGTACCACGACTCCGTGTCGATGCCGGCGTCCAAGATCAAGTCTCACATCGCGGAGATCCTCCAGCAGGAGGGCTTCATCACGGGCTGGAAGACCGAGGACGCCGAGGTCGGCAAGAACCTCGTCCTCGAGCTGAAGTTCGGCCCGAACCGTGAGCGCTCCATCGCGGGCATCAAGCGGATCTCCAAGCCCGGTCTCCGGGTGTACGCGAAGTCCACCAACCTGCCGAAGGTGCTGGGCGGCCTGGGCGTGGCGATCATCTCCACGTCGCACGGGCTCCTCACCGACAAGCAGGCCGGCAAGAAGGGCGTGGGTGGGGAAGTCCTCGCCTACGTCTGGTAG